A genomic stretch from Dissulfurispira thermophila includes:
- a CDS encoding cytidylyltransferase domain-containing protein, translating to MYKDKTILAIIPARGGSKGLPRKNIKPLLGKPLIAWTIEQALNSRYIDRLIVSTEDEEIAEISIKFGAEIPFLRPKELAKDDTPTIDVLIHLINNLNKSYDCILLLEPTSPLRKKNDIDVLIDKLIENFHIADSVVGVCKIESDTHHPYGIKKIVNGYLEKFLDNTPDFYQRQQLPDVYGIFGGMYISKTDKLLTYKTFYQKRTLPYVLDKWQAFEIDYIYDFLCVEKILEYAISEGLI from the coding sequence ATGTATAAAGACAAAACAATTTTAGCCATAATACCAGCCAGAGGTGGAAGCAAAGGACTTCCCAGAAAAAACATAAAGCCTTTGTTAGGCAAACCACTAATTGCTTGGACTATAGAACAAGCTTTAAACTCAAGGTATATAGACAGGCTGATAGTCTCTACTGAAGATGAAGAGATAGCGGAAATATCTATAAAATTTGGAGCAGAAATACCCTTTTTAAGACCAAAAGAATTAGCTAAGGATGATACTCCAACAATAGATGTTTTAATACATTTAATAAATAATTTAAATAAAAGTTATGATTGTATTTTACTTTTAGAACCTACATCACCTCTTAGGAAAAAGAATGATATAGATGTGCTTATAGACAAATTGATAGAAAATTTTCATATTGCAGATAGTGTAGTTGGTGTATGTAAAATTGAATCAGATACGCATCATCCTTACGGTATAAAAAAAATAGTAAATGGTTATTTAGAAAAATTTTTAGACAATACACCAGATTTTTATCAAAGACAACAACTGCCAGATGTATATGGGATTTTTGGTGGAATGTATATATCAAAAACAGATAAACTACTAACTTACAAAACTTTTTACCAAAAGAGAACATTACCTTATGTTTTAGATAAGTGGCAAGCGTTTGAAATAGATTATATTTACGATTTTTTATGTGTAGAAAAAATATTAGAATATGCTATTAGTGAGGGTTTAATATGA
- a CDS encoding sugar phosphate nucleotidyltransferase — translation MDKNLIINLTASIKEALKKLDETSEKVLFVVDENNILLGTITDGDIRRYILKTGTIEGTIESIYHRKPIYATENLSKEEIKKLIFENRVELLPILDREKKVVGYYRWTDFYDSNKKEILEKKLKDIPVVIMAGGKGTRLDPFTRVLPKPLLPVKDKTITEMIIDLFKKFGVKKFYLTLNYKGKVIESYFNSIEKDYEIEFIWEEEFLGTAGSLHLLKDFIDTDLFVSNCDIMLNTNYNDVYEYHKKMNASFTTITSIQHYKVPYGVVYTRQGGFIEKIEEKPEHTFQINTGVYLLNKEALDYITLNKYIDMPQLISKLIENKETVLAYPIKEKDYIDLGQWDEYKKAIKILEDLDNV, via the coding sequence ATGGATAAAAATCTAATTATTAACCTTACAGCTTCAATAAAGGAAGCCCTAAAAAAATTAGATGAAACTTCCGAGAAGGTGCTTTTTGTAGTAGATGAAAATAATATCCTTCTTGGAACTATAACAGACGGGGATATCCGTAGATACATATTAAAGACAGGAACGATAGAAGGAACAATAGAGAGTATATACCATAGAAAACCGATTTACGCTACAGAAAATCTATCAAAAGAAGAAATAAAAAAGTTGATTTTTGAAAACCGGGTAGAACTTCTTCCGATATTAGATAGAGAAAAAAAGGTAGTTGGATATTATAGATGGACAGACTTTTATGATAGCAATAAAAAAGAAATATTAGAGAAGAAGTTAAAAGATATTCCTGTAGTTATAATGGCAGGAGGTAAAGGAACAAGACTTGATCCGTTTACCAGAGTTTTACCAAAACCATTATTACCGGTCAAAGATAAAACAATTACAGAAATGATAATAGATTTATTTAAAAAATTCGGTGTGAAAAAATTTTATCTTACTCTAAATTACAAAGGAAAAGTAATAGAATCTTATTTCAATAGCATAGAGAAAGATTATGAAATTGAGTTTATATGGGAAGAAGAATTTTTAGGAACAGCCGGAAGCTTACATTTATTAAAAGACTTCATAGATACAGACTTGTTTGTGTCAAATTGCGATATAATGCTAAATACTAATTATAACGATGTGTACGAATACCATAAAAAGATGAATGCATCATTTACGACAATAACATCAATACAACACTACAAAGTACCCTACGGTGTTGTATATACCAGGCAAGGTGGATTTATTGAAAAAATAGAAGAAAAGCCGGAACATACATTCCAGATAAATACCGGGGTTTACCTTTTAAACAAAGAAGCACTTGATTATATAACTCTGAATAAATACATAGATATGCCACAACTTATAAGCAAACTTATAGAAAACAAAGAAACAGTTTTAGCATATCCCATAAAAGAAAAAGATTATATAGATTTAGGTCAATGGGACGAATATAAAAAAGCAATTAAAATATTAGAGGATTTAGACAATGTATAA
- a CDS encoding PIG-L deacetylase family protein — protein MTKNILIVSPHPDDETLGAGGIIIKHKEEGTSDATRIYWCNITNVKVEYGFSEEDVKRRNEEIKQVISMYGFNGFFNFELKPSSLTDNEIPILIENFSKVINKVKPNILYIPFFNDPHSDHRVVFKALYPFFKSFRYPFIKKILMMEIISETDNQFTNPFKPNVFVDISDYIEKKLQIISIYKSELGIHPFPRSLENIKNLAAYRGSQCNCKYAESFMLLKEIW, from the coding sequence ATGACAAAAAATATCCTAATAGTTTCACCTCATCCGGATGATGAAACTTTGGGGGCAGGTGGAATTATTATAAAGCATAAAGAAGAAGGAACCAGTGATGCAACACGTATATACTGGTGTAACATTACGAATGTAAAGGTAGAATATGGATTTAGTGAAGAAGATGTAAAAAGAAGAAATGAAGAAATAAAACAGGTCATAAGTATGTATGGTTTTAATGGTTTTTTTAATTTTGAATTAAAGCCATCTTCTCTAACAGATAATGAAATCCCAATTCTTATAGAAAATTTTAGTAAAGTAATAAATAAAGTAAAGCCAAATATTTTGTATATTCCTTTTTTTAATGATCCCCATTCTGATCATAGAGTTGTTTTTAAAGCTTTGTACCCATTCTTTAAATCTTTTAGATATCCGTTTATAAAAAAAATCTTAATGATGGAAATTATAAGCGAAACAGATAATCAGTTTACAAATCCATTTAAACCTAATGTTTTTGTAGATATATCAGATTATATAGAAAAAAAACTTCAAATAATAAGCATATATAAAAGCGAATTAGGCATACATCCTTTTCCAAGAAGTTTAGAGAATATAAAAAACTTAGCAGCTTATAGGGGATCTCAATGTAATTGCAAATATGCTGAAAGTTTTATGCTGTTGAAAGAGATATGGTAG
- a CDS encoding formyltransferase family protein — MNILFIGCVKFSEASLKKLIDMKANICGVITKKESSFNADFVDISYLAKMHNIPYFYTENVNDIQTVNFIKELNPDVIYCFGWSQIIKNEILEIPKLGVIGFHPAPLPKNRGRHPIIWTLFLGLDETASTFFFMDEGADSGDIISQKIIAVDYEDDANSLYNKITETALVQIEEFTHQLMNGDCQRVPQNNMKANYWRKRNYTDGIIDFRMSSRAIYNLVRALTHPYIGADVRYRSKLYKVWKIREYKTNFANIEHGQVLKVEGKNILVKCYENAVWLIEHELPDTIKEGEYLI, encoded by the coding sequence ATGAATATATTGTTTATAGGATGTGTTAAGTTTTCTGAAGCTTCTTTAAAAAAATTAATAGATATGAAAGCTAATATATGCGGAGTGATAACAAAAAAAGAATCCTCTTTTAATGCAGACTTTGTTGATATATCATATTTGGCAAAAATGCATAATATTCCCTATTTTTATACAGAAAATGTTAATGATATTCAAACTGTGAATTTTATTAAGGAACTTAATCCTGATGTTATCTATTGTTTTGGCTGGTCACAAATAATAAAAAATGAAATTTTGGAAATACCTAAATTAGGAGTTATTGGATTTCATCCGGCTCCATTGCCTAAAAATAGAGGTAGACACCCAATTATATGGACACTATTTTTAGGACTTGATGAAACTGCTTCGACCTTCTTTTTTATGGATGAAGGAGCAGATTCTGGAGATATAATTTCTCAAAAAATAATAGCCGTAGATTATGAAGATGATGCAAATTCTCTTTACAACAAAATAACCGAAACAGCTTTAGTGCAAATAGAAGAGTTTACTCATCAATTAATGAATGGAGATTGCCAAAGAGTTCCGCAAAATAATATGAAGGCAAATTATTGGCGAAAAAGAAATTATACTGATGGAATTATTGATTTCAGAATGTCAAGTAGAGCCATATATAATTTAGTAAGAGCTTTGACTCATCCATATATAGGTGCTGATGTTAGATATAGAAGTAAACTCTATAAAGTTTGGAAAATAAGAGAATATAAGACAAATTTTGCTAATATAGAGCATGGACAGGTTTTAAAAGTAGAAGGTAAAAATATATTAGTTAAGTGTTATGAAAACGCTGTTTGGTTAATAGAGCATGAGCTTCCAGACACAATAAAAGAGGGAGAATATTTAATATGA
- a CDS encoding Gfo/Idh/MocA family oxidoreductase: MIRIGMIGISEGNGHPYSFSAIFNGYDDESMKQSEWSNIYAYLRAKEKVDFGICGAKVTHIWTQNINESIKIAKATKIENVVEKYEDMIDYVDAVIIARDDWQCHREIASIFLEADKYVFIDKPLSLNMNDVLCFETYLKRAKLMSCSAIRYSPELDIIKRDINEFGKIKLIRGTTIKSWEKYGIHMLEGIFSVCPFTFRNIRRNICSHDSFTIETAEGFVVEIDCLGDKSPLTMRIEFYSDTSYFRADCMDSFVAFKRTLQNFIFMIENSIQPIETNQTVELMRILSEGMKRCGL; encoded by the coding sequence ATGATAAGAATAGGCATGATAGGAATTAGCGAAGGTAATGGGCATCCGTATTCATTTTCAGCCATTTTTAATGGCTATGATGATGAGAGCATGAAACAATCAGAATGGTCAAATATTTATGCATATCTACGAGCTAAAGAAAAAGTTGATTTTGGAATCTGTGGAGCAAAGGTTACGCATATTTGGACTCAAAATATTAATGAGAGTATAAAAATCGCAAAGGCTACAAAAATTGAGAATGTGGTTGAGAAGTATGAGGATATGATTGATTATGTGGATGCAGTCATTATTGCTAGAGATGATTGGCAGTGTCATAGAGAAATAGCTTCTATATTTTTAGAAGCAGATAAATATGTTTTTATAGATAAACCACTTTCTTTAAATATGAATGATGTTTTATGTTTTGAAACATATCTTAAAAGAGCAAAACTAATGAGTTGTTCAGCTATTAGATACTCCCCTGAGTTAGATATTATCAAGCGTGATATCAATGAATTTGGAAAAATTAAGCTTATAAGGGGTACTACTATAAAAAGCTGGGAAAAATATGGAATCCACATGTTAGAAGGTATATTCAGTGTTTGCCCGTTTACATTTAGAAATATAAGAAGAAACATTTGTAGTCATGATTCATTCACTATAGAAACAGCAGAAGGTTTTGTTGTTGAGATAGACTGCTTAGGAGATAAATCACCATTAACTATGAGAATAGAGTTTTACAGCGATACAAGCTATTTTAGGGCTGATTGTATGGATTCATTTGTGGCATTCAAAAGGACACTACAAAATTTTATATTTATGATTGAGAACTCGATTCAGCCAATTGAAACAAATCAGACTGTTGAGCTTATGAGAATTTTATCTGAAGGCATGAAACGATGTGGTTTGTAA
- a CDS encoding N-acetylneuraminate synthase family protein — translation MKVKLTEKKEVFNFCKPYIIAEIGANHNGDMDLAKKLIVAAKEAGSDCVKFQSWTKDSIFSRKKYEDNFFLNDDYRNRTDYTLEEIVDKYSLSEEKLLELKAFADKIGIDCISTPFSKKEADFLVDMMQAPFIKVASMDLNNYPFLEYLAKKGKPMVISTGLSEFYEIDKAIKTIEKAGNNQIVILHCVSTYPPRDEDVHLNNIKTLMNIYPEYPIGFSDHTIGIAIPLAAVALGACVIEKHFTLDKNMEGWDHKVSATPDELKAIVENANRIYKAMGSYRIVVTETPERIVEFRRSIVLRRDMKKGEIITYDDIDYKRPGNGLAPELTDFVVGHKVNKDLKYDHILKKEDII, via the coding sequence ATGAAAGTAAAATTGACTGAAAAAAAAGAAGTATTTAACTTCTGCAAGCCGTATATAATCGCTGAAATTGGTGCAAATCATAACGGCGATATGGATTTAGCAAAAAAACTTATAGTTGCTGCAAAAGAAGCTGGCTCAGATTGTGTGAAATTCCAGAGCTGGACTAAAGATAGTATATTTTCAAGGAAGAAATACGAAGATAACTTTTTTCTAAACGATGATTACAGAAATAGAACCGATTATACTTTAGAAGAAATCGTAGATAAATATTCGCTTTCAGAAGAAAAGCTTTTGGAGTTAAAGGCTTTTGCTGATAAAATTGGTATTGATTGTATATCTACACCTTTTAGTAAAAAAGAGGCTGATTTTTTGGTGGATATGATGCAAGCACCTTTTATAAAAGTGGCATCAATGGACTTAAACAACTACCCGTTCTTGGAGTATTTAGCCAAAAAGGGAAAACCTATGGTTATATCAACTGGCCTTAGTGAGTTTTACGAAATTGATAAAGCCATAAAAACAATAGAAAAAGCTGGCAATAATCAGATAGTCATTTTACATTGTGTATCAACATATCCTCCAAGAGATGAGGACGTCCATCTCAATAACATTAAAACACTTATGAATATCTACCCCGAATATCCAATAGGCTTTTCAGACCATACTATTGGGATTGCTATCCCCTTAGCTGCTGTAGCACTTGGCGCATGTGTTATTGAAAAGCATTTCACACTTGATAAAAACATGGAAGGCTGGGACCATAAAGTTTCTGCTACCCCAGATGAGTTGAAAGCCATCGTAGAAAATGCAAATCGTATATATAAAGCGATGGGCTCATATAGGATAGTGGTTACAGAGACGCCAGAAAGAATAGTAGAGTTTAGAAGAAGCATAGTTCTGAGAAGGGATATGAAGAAGGGAGAGATAATTACCTACGATGATATTGACTACAAAAGACCGGGCAATGGGCTTGCTCCTGAGTTGACCGATTTTGTTGTTGGGCACAAGGTCAATAAAGACTTGAAATATGATCACATCTTAAAAAAGGAAGACATCATATAA
- a CDS encoding glycosyltransferase — protein sequence MKKIAFLTTIFPQNKDYLHTFIESLKQQTYKNFDIIVVNDNYEDFEEIKRLYDSDLNIIELKYSDTIAKNREYGINYCISNGYDIIIFGDSDDYFANNRVEKSIELLERYDIVVNDLSLFNDNGVYEENYISYRLNNLSLLDYSFIRNKNIFGFTNTALRLIDVKSVNIPEDLIAIDWYLFSILLLEGKSVIFTNDTVTYYRQHPQNTAGLGQINVQTYMKCIDVKKRHFLTLNRLFGGYESEISYLYGLSDFDIAKLLSDANRDKLLWWELI from the coding sequence ATGAAAAAGATAGCATTTTTGACAACTATTTTCCCACAAAATAAAGACTATTTGCATACATTCATTGAATCTTTAAAACAGCAGACATATAAAAATTTTGATATAATTGTTGTCAATGACAATTATGAAGATTTTGAGGAAATTAAAAGGTTATATGATTCAGATCTGAATATTATAGAGCTTAAATATTCCGATACAATTGCAAAAAATAGAGAGTACGGTATTAATTATTGTATATCCAATGGATACGATATAATAATTTTTGGGGATAGCGATGATTATTTCGCAAATAATAGAGTTGAAAAATCAATAGAGCTTTTGGAAAGATACGATATCGTTGTTAACGATTTAAGTCTTTTCAACGATAATGGAGTTTACGAAGAAAATTATATATCCTATAGACTAAACAATTTATCATTACTTGACTACAGTTTTATAAGGAATAAAAATATATTTGGATTTACAAATACAGCGCTGAGGTTAATAGATGTTAAAAGTGTAAATATTCCAGAAGATTTGATTGCGATAGATTGGTATTTATTTTCTATTTTATTACTTGAGGGAAAGAGTGTTATCTTTACTAACGATACCGTGACCTACTACAGACAACATCCGCAAAACACGGCAGGATTAGGGCAAATTAATGTTCAAACCTATATGAAGTGCATAGATGTTAAAAAAAGACACTTTCTCACTTTGAATAGACTTTTCGGTGGATACGAGTCTGAAATAAGTTATTTGTATGGTTTATCTGATTTTGATATAGCTAAGTTATTGTCCGATGCTAATAGGGATAAATTATTATGGTGGGAACTAATTTAA
- a CDS encoding acetyltransferase, whose protein sequence is MIDLIKTSCQYEIVGILDAQLDVDSEVSGVTVLGDDSVLLELYGKGIKHACIAIGSVKDNSKRKAMYEKVKHAGFSIPTLIHPSAIISDKSQILEGVQVMAGAIVQTNALIGENTIVNTRAIVEHDCIISSHVHICSGAVMSGGCIIGEGTFIGAGATVIHGIKIGKGALIGAGSVVITNVPDGAAVKGVPAK, encoded by the coding sequence TTGATAGACTTAATAAAAACCTCTTGCCAATACGAAATTGTTGGCATATTAGACGCGCAGCTTGATGTTGATTCTGAGGTGTCTGGAGTCACTGTGCTTGGTGATGATAGTGTCCTGTTGGAACTCTATGGAAAGGGGATTAAGCACGCATGCATTGCCATTGGAAGCGTGAAAGACAATAGCAAAAGAAAAGCCATGTATGAAAAAGTTAAGCATGCTGGATTTTCAATACCCACCCTCATCCATCCGTCCGCAATTATTTCAGACAAGTCACAGATTCTGGAAGGAGTTCAGGTTATGGCAGGTGCTATTGTTCAGACAAATGCATTAATAGGCGAAAACACAATTGTAAACACAAGAGCTATTGTTGAGCATGACTGCATTATAAGCAGCCATGTCCACATATGTTCCGGTGCTGTTATGTCAGGTGGCTGCATTATCGGTGAAGGCACTTTTATAGGTGCGGGGGCTACGGTTATACACGGCATTAAAATAGGGAAGGGTGCATTAATAGGGGCAGGCTCGGTAGTAATTACTAATGTGCCTGACGGGGCAGCAGTAAAAGGAGTTCCTGCAAAATGA
- a CDS encoding formyltransferase family protein — translation MKILFLAKQKPFSQEAAEIIKSNFFSSSKIIFGSVGEPFPAQLLTNHFDYVISYISPWIVPEQVLGNTKVAAINFHPGPPEYPGIGCTNFAIYNNEKEFGITVHHMTERVDSGNIITVKRFPIFDGDTVYSLTQRCYAYIYMAFVEIFSLILSNKPLPKSEEQWKRKPFTRKELNDLCRITSNMSEEEIKRRVRATTYPKMPGAFIEFAGIKFSVDASTVKESERTNAEDCNIRRGGGTQGS, via the coding sequence ATGAAGATATTATTTTTAGCAAAACAAAAACCTTTTTCTCAAGAGGCAGCAGAAATCATTAAGTCCAATTTTTTCTCCTCATCTAAAATAATATTTGGAAGTGTAGGCGAGCCGTTTCCTGCTCAATTGCTGACCAACCATTTTGATTATGTAATCTCATATATCTCTCCATGGATAGTTCCCGAGCAGGTACTTGGAAATACGAAAGTAGCAGCAATAAATTTTCACCCGGGACCTCCTGAATATCCCGGAATAGGCTGTACAAATTTTGCTATATACAATAATGAGAAGGAATTTGGTATTACGGTTCATCATATGACAGAAAGAGTGGATTCAGGAAATATCATTACCGTGAAGCGATTCCCAATCTTTGATGGTGATACAGTCTATTCACTTACCCAGAGATGTTATGCCTATATTTATATGGCTTTTGTGGAGATATTTTCTTTAATTTTATCTAACAAGCCGTTGCCAAAGAGTGAGGAACAATGGAAAAGAAAACCGTTTACGAGAAAAGAACTTAATGATTTGTGTAGAATTACCAGTAATATGTCAGAGGAAGAAATCAAAAGAAGGGTAAGGGCAACTACTTATCCTAAAATGCCAGGTGCTTTTATTGAATTTGCAGGAATTAAATTTTCAGTAGATGCATCTACTGTCAAAGAGAGTGAAAGAACCAATGCAGAAGATTGTAATATTAGGCGGGGGGGGGGCACGCAAGGGTCTTGA
- a CDS encoding LegC family aminotransferase, whose amino-acid sequence MSKNWKIPLSEPEISGNEWKYIKECLDTGWVSSVGDYVEKFEKMLASYSGTGYAVATVNGTSALHISLVACGISPGDEVIVPALTFIAPVNAVRYCGAYPVFMDCDKDTLCIDVKKISEFIKNECKQGKDGFTYNRKSGRKVKAIIPVHIFGHPADMDPLLEVSKKYNIHVIEDATESLGSEYKGKRTGSFGRIGCFSFNGNKIITTGGGGMVVTNDKRLSERIRHLCTQAKKDPLEYYHNEIGYNYRLTNIQAAMGVAQLERIQEFVNTKRKNASIYSDLLSEIKDVKFLWENKQVKSNFWFYTIKVAKRHKKKLIKYLLSRNIQVRPVWKLIHTLPMYKNSQTYRIENAVKAYETCINLPCSVNLTSRDIVIVVENIKNYFNRN is encoded by the coding sequence ATGTCTAAAAATTGGAAAATCCCGCTCTCGGAACCAGAGATATCCGGCAATGAATGGAAATATATCAAAGAGTGTCTTGATACAGGATGGGTCTCTTCTGTAGGCGATTATGTTGAAAAATTCGAGAAAATGCTTGCCTCTTACTCAGGGACAGGATATGCAGTTGCAACAGTTAATGGTACATCTGCCTTGCATATAAGTCTTGTGGCCTGTGGCATCAGTCCCGGGGACGAGGTTATTGTCCCTGCCTTGACATTTATTGCTCCAGTAAATGCAGTTAGATATTGCGGCGCTTATCCGGTCTTCATGGATTGTGATAAGGATACATTGTGTATTGATGTTAAGAAGATATCTGAGTTTATAAAAAATGAATGCAAGCAGGGCAAGGATGGTTTTACTTATAACAGAAAGAGCGGCAGGAAAGTAAAGGCAATCATACCTGTCCATATATTCGGACATCCTGCGGACATGGATCCTTTGCTTGAGGTTTCAAAAAAATATAATATCCATGTAATAGAAGATGCTACAGAGAGCCTTGGCTCTGAGTATAAAGGAAAAAGGACAGGTTCTTTTGGCAGGATAGGCTGCTTCTCTTTCAACGGCAACAAGATAATAACAACAGGCGGCGGTGGAATGGTTGTAACTAATGATAAAAGGCTTTCGGAGAGGATAAGGCATTTATGCACACAGGCCAAAAAAGACCCCTTAGAATATTATCACAATGAAATAGGCTATAACTACAGACTGACAAACATACAGGCAGCTATGGGGGTAGCACAGCTGGAGCGTATTCAGGAATTCGTTAATACTAAGAGGAAGAACGCTTCAATATATTCAGACTTACTGTCAGAGATAAAAGATGTAAAATTCTTATGGGAAAATAAGCAGGTTAAAAGCAATTTCTGGTTCTATACAATAAAAGTTGCAAAAAGACATAAGAAGAAATTGATTAAATATCTCCTGTCAAGGAATATTCAGGTTAGACCTGTCTGGAAGCTGATACACACTTTGCCAATGTATAAAAACTCTCAGACTTATAGGATTGAGAATGCAGTTAAAGCTTATGAGACCTGCATAAATCTCCCTTGTAGTGTTAATTTGACTTCCAGAGATATTGTAATAGTTGTGGAAAATATTAAAAATTATTTTAATAGGAACTGA
- a CDS encoding NAD-dependent 4,6-dehydratase LegB, translating into MELKNKKVLVTGACGFIGSHLVERLLEEGCNVRAFVFYNSFNHWGWLDSFPKEKLDKIEIFAGDIRDPNGVREAVKDVDMVFHLAALIGIPFSYHSPDSYIDTNIKGTLNVLQACKDYSIERVVVTSTSEVYGTAQYVPIDEKHPLHGQSPYSASKIGADKIAESFYRSFGSPVVIARPFNTYGPRQSARAVIPTIITQLLNNKKEIHLGALHPTRDLNYVSDICRGFISLARCDEAVGKEINIGSGAEISIGDLAELLIKLTGSDARIVFDEQRKRPEKSEVERLVCDNRLIRNLTGWKPTVSLKEGLEKTIAWLRDKNNLSRYKWDIYNV; encoded by the coding sequence ATGGAATTAAAAAACAAAAAAGTATTGGTTACAGGAGCTTGTGGATTTATAGGCAGTCATTTGGTAGAGAGGTTATTAGAGGAAGGATGTAATGTAAGGGCTTTTGTTTTTTATAACTCTTTTAATCACTGGGGATGGCTTGATAGCTTTCCGAAGGAAAAGTTAGACAAAATTGAAATTTTTGCAGGGGATATCAGGGACCCGAATGGCGTAAGAGAAGCAGTAAAGGATGTTGATATGGTTTTTCATCTTGCGGCATTAATCGGGATTCCTTTTTCATATCATTCTCCTGATTCGTATATTGATACGAATATAAAAGGCACATTAAATGTATTACAGGCGTGCAAGGATTATTCTATTGAACGTGTGGTTGTTACATCCACCTCTGAAGTTTATGGGACAGCCCAATATGTACCTATAGATGAAAAACATCCGTTGCATGGGCAATCTCCTTACTCTGCATCAAAGATAGGGGCAGACAAGATTGCAGAATCTTTCTACCGTTCTTTTGGAAGCCCGGTTGTAATAGCAAGGCCTTTTAACACTTACGGCCCCAGGCAGTCTGCCCGTGCTGTTATACCGACAATAATAACCCAATTGCTGAACAATAAAAAGGAGATTCATCTTGGGGCATTGCATCCTACAAGAGATTTAAATTACGTAAGCGATATATGTAGGGGGTTTATATCTCTTGCCAGATGTGATGAGGCTGTTGGTAAGGAAATAAATATAGGTTCCGGTGCCGAAATATCTATAGGTGATCTTGCGGAACTGTTGATAAAACTCACAGGTTCGGATGCAAGAATAGTTTTCGATGAGCAGAGGAAAAGGCCTGAAAAAAGTGAAGTTGAACGGTTAGTCTGCGATAACAGATTAATTCGAAATCTTACCGGATGGAAACCTACGGTTTCTTTAAAGGAAGGGCTTGAAAAGACAATTGCATGGTTAAGGGATAAGAATAATCTTAGCAGATATAAATGGGATATTTATAATGTCTAA
- a CDS encoding DegT/DnrJ/EryC1/StrS family aminotransferase, which produces MIYYPVPLHKMRVFVNNGIEIYGSLENSEMASQSILILPIEPVFKEREVDKICKCLLRK; this is translated from the coding sequence ATGATTTACTACCCTGTGCCATTGCATAAAATGAGGGTGTTTGTAAATAATGGGATTGAAATATACGGAAGCTTGGAAAACAGTGAAATGGCATCCCAAAGTATTCTCATCTTACCAATTGAGCCGGTGTTCAAGGAAAGGGAAGTAGATAAGATATGTAAATGTCTTTTAAGGAAGTAA